CCCAACGCAGTCAGTGCGAAGCTGGTGCGCCGGTAGGCGATGTCCTTGAGCGCAAGGTTCACGGAGCATCCTCCGTCACGCGGGCGAAGTGTCCGGCTTTGAGCTGCGTCTTGGGCGCGGCCGGTCGCAGCAGGACCGCGCCGGGCGAAACGCCCTCTTCAATGGCGAACTGGTCGAGCCCGTGGAAGCCGATGCGCACCGCGCTGCGCGTGATGAACGGCCCGGCTTTGACAAATACCCAGGGCGAATCGCTGCCAGCGCCGTAGACGAACTCGCGCGGGGCACGCACTTTCGCGTCGGTGCGCGCCAGCTCGATCCAGATGCGCGCGCGCTGGCCCACGGCGAATTGCTCACACACCGATTCGAGCACCACGTCGACGAGCAGCTCGTGGGTCTCCCGGTCAACTTCGCGGCCGATACGCTTCACTTTCCCCGCATTGCATCCCGACTGCCCGGATACCCACTCGATGCGCGCGCTCTGCCCCGCCTTGAGCTCACCGAGGAATCCCTCGTCCACCCAGGTGCGCACCCACATCTCGCCGGTCGCAACGAGCGTGAAGACACTCTCGTTCATCGTGACGACGTCGCCGCGCTCAACCTCGC
The Chrysiogenia bacterium DNA segment above includes these coding regions:
- a CDS encoding efflux RND transporter periplasmic adaptor subunit → SADQGDRVVAGQVLARLDAAELEKTLNAAQANLALLAATRKRLEAEADKAAAVSKWARAEARRMAALYKEGSVSKSDNDRAEREADTAQADEARARAALEENTQASAAAEAEMGSLQEKLDKSVLHAPMDALVIRREVERGDVVTMNESVFTLVATGEMWVRTWVDEGFLGELKAGQSARIEWVSGQSGCNAGKVKRIGREVDRETHELLVDVVLESVCEQFAVGQRARIWIELARTDAKVRAPREFVYGAGSDSPWVFVKAGPFITRSAVRIGFHGLDQFAIEEGVSPGAVLLRPAAPKTQLKAGHFARVTEDAP